One Triplophysa rosa linkage group LG9, Trosa_1v2, whole genome shotgun sequence genomic window carries:
- the ubr2 gene encoding E3 ubiquitin-protein ligase UBR2 isoform X3, with the protein MAAAENDREVPSVLCSEFLNFSAKDTAAKWLQVDNLPKEVYQHLACYVPKIYCLGPNLNPQNEDLLAQLLLQSPMEWYLCGEEPTTGLAKLEQSNQPSQLCGHVFKVGEPTYSCRDCAADPTCVLCMQCFLGSVHKEHRYRMTTSGGGGFCDCGDTEAWKKGPYCQKHEPNISDSSQRDPLANLSDEMIARTYNVFSIILKYAVDILTWDKEDELPEGLEPPVRGHSYYCMLFNDEVHTYEQVIYTLQKAVNCTQKEAVGFATTVDRDGRKSVRFGDFQFCEQAKSVIVRNTSRQTKPLRVQVMHSSVVAHQCFALKALNWLGQIIKFSDALRRILCQVGLQRGPEGENSSLVDKLMLCDSKMWKGARNVYHQLFMSSLLMDPKYKKLFAIQFAKNYERLQSDYVKDDHDREFSVTDLSVQMFTVPSLARMLITEENLMTTIIRTFVDHLRHRDLQGRFQFERYTAQQAFKFRRVQSLIGDLKYVLISRPTEWADQLGEKFLEGFEAFLELLKCMQGMDPVVRQVGQHIEMEPEWEAAFTLQMKLTHIISMMQEWCASDERVLIEAYKKCLSALTHCHSGFTDGEQPITLSMCGHSVDTIRYCISQEKVSIHLPVSRLLAGLHALLSKTEVAYRFPELLPLSELSPPMLIEHPLRCLVLCAQMHAGMWRRNGFSLVNQIYYYHNVKCRVEMFDKDLIMLQAGASMMDPNHFLMIVLSRFELYHIFSSADCRKRYSRDNANKDVVQQNNTLIEEMLHLVIMVVGERYTAGVGQVEGTDEIKREIVHQLCIRPMAHSELVKALPENENKETGMERVIDSVALFKKPGVTGRGLYKLRPECAKMFNLYFHHYSRADQSKAEEAQRKIKRQNGEDSVLPPPVLPRFSPLFGSLVNILQCDVLLGILGAVLQWAMEPSGGHWSESMLQRVLHLLGMGLLEEQQHLMSSTDDTDTSFNFTLKISRPGEAPGNTPSILALLETLQNAPHLEVHKDMIRWILKTVAHIKTTRECTASAAPADSSGHSQEETVRDKDKAERKRKAEMARLRREKIMAQMSAMQRHFINENKELFQQSLEELNATTSASLEHSPSTCDSTLVCVGPRRWHAGGSDRRQVVTCILCQEEQEIRVDGKAMVLAAFIQRSTVMSKNRKRPPYNPDKYDPLFMHPDLSFGTHTGSCGHIMHSHCWQRYFEAVQAKEQRRQQRLRVHTSYDVESGEFLCPLCECLSNTVIPLLPLTKTTCSTDQPDLKQWVNITYQQTKALHSAHRKTTPNSDEGDEEADSAHDCHPPDGFKLDHTPKNPYSSTIKEMLTTFGTSTYKVGLKVHPNEQDPRVPIMCWVSCAYTIQSIERLLVDEEKPLFGSLPCRQDDCLSSLTRFGSACWIASSQAVVQSHFIRLLAALVPDSQVENTPCILDIDMFHLLVSLVLSHPALHCLDSSGMSSDTAQLYFLQLVTVAHLVQILLTSIPEEVQMEQESGGAERVEEESVCMLYNILRTHLSRLREVSSGWHLLRSVKAGILPFLRTTALFFHYLNGAPAPPELHAVGVGEWEALCGYLCLPSNLLQLYYNNRELLEPLLQGWCSHPGVLQGLHNSTTLVRFPRESNHLIELPEDYSALINQASSFTCPKSGGDKSRAPTLCLVCGAMLCSQSYCCQTELEGDDVGACTAHTFACGAGVGIFLRVRESQVLFLAGKTKGCFYAPPYLDDYGETDQGLRRGNPLHLCQERYRKIQKLWRQHSITEEIGHAQEANQTLVGIDWQHL; encoded by the exons AAATGGCTACAGGTAGACAACCTGCCCAAAGAGGTGTACCAGCATTTGGCCTGCTATGTGCCCAAGATTTACTGCCTGGGACCTAACCTGAACCCTCAGAATGAGGATCTGCTGGCACAGCTGCTGCTTCAGTCCCCGATGGAGTGGTATCTGTGCGGGGAAGAGCCCACCACAGGCTTGGCCAAACTGGAACAGAGCAACCAGCCCTCACAGCTCTGCGGCCATGTTTTCAAAGTTGGAGAGCCAACGTATTCATGCAG AGATTGTGCGGCCGACCCGACCTGCGTGTTGTGTATGCAGTGCTTCCTGGGCAGCGTTCACAAAGAGCACCGCTACAGG ATGACCACCTCAGGAGGAGGAGGCTTTTGTGACTGCGGCGACACAGAAGCCTGGAAGAAGGGCCCTTACTGTCAGAAACACGAGCCCAATATCAGTGACTCTTCACAGAGG GATCCGTTGGCTAATCTATCAGATGAAATGATCGCCCGCACATATAATGTTTTCTCTATCATCCTCAAATATGCTGTGGACATACTCACCTGGGACAAAGAAGACGAGCTCCCAGAGGGGCTCGAGCCACC GGTGCGTGGACACTCATACTACTGCATGCTCTTCAATGATGAAGTCCACACGTACGAGCAGGTCATCTACACGCTACAGAAAGCTGTGAACTGCACCCAGAAAGAGGCTGTTGGTTTTGCTACCACAGTGGACAGAGAT GGCAGGAAGTCTGTTCGCTTTGGGGACTTCCAGTTCTGTGAACAGGCCAAATCTGTTATTGTG agaaACACAAGTCGGCAGACAAAACCTCTGCGGGTTCAGGTCATGCACTCCTCTGTTGTGGCCCATCAGTGTTTCGCCCTCAAAGCTCTCAACTGGCTCGGCCAAATAATCAAATTCTCAG ATGCTCTGAGGAGGATCTTGTGTCAGGTGGGTCTACAGCGAGGACCGGAGGGAGAGAACTCCTCTCTAGTGGACAAACTCATGCTCTGTGACTCCAAGATGTGGAAAG GAGCGAGAAATGTTTACCACCAGCTCTTCATGAGCAGTCTGCTTATGGATCCAAAGTACAAGAAACTTTTCGCCATTCAGTTTGCGAAG AACTATGAGCGTTTGCAGAGCGACTATGTGAAGGACGACCACGACAGGGAGTTCTCCGTCACTGACCTCTCTGTGCAAATGTTCACCGTGCCTTCTCTG GCTCGGATGCTGATCACCGAGGAGAACCTGATGACCACCATCATTCGAACCTTTGTGGACCACCTGAGACACAGAGACCTGCAGGGCCGCTTTCAGTTTGAACGTTACACTGCCCAACAGGCCTTCAAATTCCGCCGAGTCCAGAGTCTTATAGGAGACCTCAA GTACGTCCTGATCAGCCGTCCTACAGAATGGGCAGACCAACTCGGGGAGAAGTTTCTGGAAGGTTTCGAAGCTTTCTTGGAGCTGCTAAAATGCATGCAG GGAATGGACCCTGTAGTGCGGCAGGTGGGGCAGCACATAGAGATGGAGCCGGAATGGGAGGCAGCGTTCACTTTACAAATGAagctcacacacatcatctcaATGATGCAGGAGTGGTGCGCTAGCGAC GAGAGAGTGCTGATTGAAGCTTATAAGAAGTGCCTGAGCGCGCTGACTCACTGCCACAGCGGTTTCACAGACGGGGAACAGCCCATAACCCTCAGCATGTGCGGCCACTCCGTAGACACCATCCGCTACTGCATCTCTCAGGAGAAAGTCAGCATACACCTGCCTGTGTCACGCCTTTTAGCAG GTTTACATGCTCTGCTGAGCAAAACAGAAGTTGCCTATCGGTTCCCTGAGCTTCTGCCACTT AGTGAACTGAGTCCACCAATGTTGATTGAGCACCCGCTCCGCTGCCTAGTGCTCTGTGCCCAGATGCATGCTGGGATGTGGAGAAGAAACGGCTTTTCGTTGGTCAATCAG ATTTATTATTATCACAATGTGAAATGCAGGGTGGAGATGTTTGATAAAGACCTCATCATGCTTCAG GCGGGAGCTTCCATGATGGATCCAAACCACTTCCTGATGATCGTGCTGAGCCGTTTTGAGCTCTATCATATCTTCAGCTCGGCAGACTGCAGGAAGAGATACAGCCGAGACAATGCTAACAAG gATGtggttcagcagaacaacactCTAATTGAGGAGATGCTGCACCTGGTCATTATGGTCGTGG GTGAGAGATACACAGCAGGTGTTGGTCAGGTGGAGGGCACTGATGAGATAAAGCGAGAGATTGTTCACCAGCTGTGTATTCGACCCATGGCACACAGTGAGCTGGTCAAAGCCCTGCCGGAGAAT GAGAATAAGGAGACGGGCATGGAGAGGGTCATTGATAGCGTGGCTTTGTTTAA GAAGCCTGGTGTGACGGGCAGAGGACTTTATAAACTCAGACCAGAGTGTGCCAAGATGTTCAATCTGTACTTCCATCATTACTCCAGAGCAGACCAATCCAAG GCTGAAGAGGCTCAGAGGAAGATAAAGAGGCAAAATGGAGAAGATTCAG TTTTACCTCCTCCCGTTCTTCCTCGTTTCTCTCCGCTGTTCGGCAGCCTTGTGAACATCCTGCAGTGTGACGTACTGCTGGGGATTCTGGGAGCTGTACTGCAGTGGGCCATGGAGCCCAGCGGAGGACATTGGTCTGAGTCTATGCTACAGAGG GTGCTGCATCTTCTAGGCATGGGTCTGCTGGAAGAGCAGCAGCATCTCATGAGCAGTACAGATGATACCGACACCAGCTTTAACTTCACGCTCAAGATCTCCA GACCAGGTGAGGCTCCTGGAAACACTCCCAGCATCTTGGCTTTATTGGAAACCCTGCAGAACGCACCTCACCTGGAGGTGCACAAGGACATGATCCGCTGGATTCTTAAG ACGGTGGCTCACATCAAGACCACCCGTGAGTGCACAGCCAGTGCGGCCCCCGCTGACAGCTCAGGACACAGCCAAGAGGAG ACGGTGCGGGATAAAGATAAGGCGGAGCGGAAGAGGAAAGCAGAGATGGCACGCCTGCGGAGAGAGAAGATCATGGCTCAGATGTCAGCGATGCAGAGACACTTTATCAACGAGAACAAGGAGCTGTTCCAGCAGAGTCTGGAGGAGCTGAATGCCACCACTTCAGCATCACTGGAACACAG TCCCAGTACGTGTGACAGTACTCTAGTGTGTGTGGGTCCACGGCGGTGGCATGCCGGTGGCAGTGACAGGAGGCAGGTGGTGACGTGTATCCTGTGCCAGGAAGAGCAGGAGATCAGAGTCGACGGCAAAGCTATGGTGCTCGCTGCCTTCATCCAACGCTCCACGGTTATGTCCAAGAACCGCAAGAGACCTCCATATAACCCGG ATAAGTATGACCCTCTCTTCATGCACCCTGACCTGTCGTTTGGCACACACACGGGCAGCTGCGGGCACATCATGCACTCGCACTGCTGGCAAAG GTATTTTGAAGCGGTGCAGGCTAAAGAGCAGCGTCGGCAGCAGAGGCTCCGCGTTCACACCAGTTACGATGTGGAGAGTGGAGAGTTCTTGTGCCCGCTCTGCGAGTGTCTGAGCAACACGGTCATCCCGCTGCTGCCCCTCACTAAGACCACCTGCAG caCTGATCAACCTGATCTGAAGCAGTGGGTGAACATCACCTACCAGCAGACCAAAGCCCTGCACTCTGCTCACAGGAAGACCACGCCCAACA GTGATGAAGGTGATGAAGAGGCAGACAGTGCTCATGACTGCCATCCTCCTGATGGCTTCAAACTGGACCACACTCCAAA GAATCCATACTCAAGCACCATAAAGGAGATGTTGACCACGTTTGGCACTTCCACGTATAAAGTTGGTCTTAAGGTGCATCCCAATGAGCAGGACCCCCGCGTGCCAATAATGTGCTGGGTCAGCTGCGCCTACACCATCCAGTCCATAG AGAGATTGCTGGTGGATGAAGAAAAGCCTTTGTTTGGAAGTTTACCATGCAGACAG GACGACTGCTTGAGCTCTCTGACTCGCTTCGGCTCGGCATGCTGGATTGCTTCATCTCAAGCTGTTGTACAGAGTCATTTTATTAGGCTCCTAGCAG CCCTTGTTCCTGATTCCCAGGTGGAGAACACCCCATGTATTCTGGATATAGACATGTTCCACCTGCTG GTGAGCCTGGTGCTGTCCCATCCAGCGCTTCACTGTTTAGATTCCTCAGGGATGAGTTCAGATACAGCACAGCTGTACTTCCTGCAGCTGGTCACCGTTGCTCACCTGGTCCAGATTCTCCTCACCTCCATACCAG AGGAAGTACAGATGGAGCAGGAGAGCGGAGGAGCAGAGAGGGTGGAGGAGGAGAGCGTTTGTATGCTATACAACATTTTGAGGACACACCTGAGCAG ACTGCGTGAGGTGAGCTCAGGCTGGCATCTGTTGCGCTCTGTGAAAGCAGGAATCCTGCCCTTCCTAAGAACAACGGCCCTGTTCTTCCATTATCTGAACGGAGCTCCGGCACCACCTGAGCTACACG CTGTAGGTGTGGGTGAATGGGAGGCTCTGTGTGGATACCTGTGTCTGCCCTCCAACCTGCTTCAGCTCTACTACAACAACCGGGAGCTGCTGGAACCTCTGCTGCAGGG GTGGTGCTCTCATCCAGGTGTGCTGCAGGGTCTTCACAACAGCACGACCCTCGTCAG GTTTCCCAGAGAGTCCAATCATCTGATAGAGCTGCCAGAAGACTACAGCGCTCTCATCAACCAGGCCTCCAGCTTCAC GTGTCCCAAATCAGGCGGCGATAAGTCTCGTGCTCCCACGCTGTGTCTGGTGTGCGGTGCCATGCTGTGCTCTCAGAGCTACTGCTGTCAGACCGAGCTGGAGGGCGATGATGTGGGCGCGTGCACGGCGCACACCTTCGCGTGCGGGGCCGGAGTCGGCATTTTTCTCAG GGTGCGGGAAAGTCAGGTGCTGTTCCTGGCTGGTAAAACTAAGGGCTGTTTCTACGCTCCCCCATATCTTGATGACTATGGGGAAACTGACCAAGGGCTCAG ACGGGGAAACCCTTTACACTTGTGCCAAGAGCGTTACAGGAAGATCCAGAAATTGTGGCGCCAGCACAGCATCACAGAGGAGATCGGCCACGCCCAAGAGGCCAACCAGACTCTGGTGGGGATTGACTGGCAACACCTGTGA